Genomic window (Gadus macrocephalus chromosome 13, ASM3116895v1):
AAGGTATCAGATGTGTCTGGTCGTCTTCCTCTTGAGTGTAACCCTATCGGTTCTGAATATGAAATTTGCCCAGAAAAACCTGTCTTTCCCTTATCCAGCAATTCTGCCCTCGGCTTTCCTTTCAATTACAATTTCACCACAGAGACAGGACCACAGAGGTTGTTATCGGTGTCGGAAAAACGTACAGCTTTTCGTTTTCTACCCTTTCCTTTTCTTGTGTTGTGGTCCACGGTGTTAAGGTAACCAGTAAAACAGGACTTCCCATCACTTGCACATTCGACCCCTCTTGTGTTTGCCAAGCAGCAGCGTGAATGATGTATGCATGTCACCCTGTGAGGCCGTGGCTCCTTTAGAGAGTGGAGAGTGTGTTTGTCCATGGTGCGGTGCGATGCTCGGTCAGCCCCCCTGCCCTTGCCTTACACACTAGCTGAACCCagaaagaaccccccccccccctcacacacacacacacacacacatacacacacacacagaccacacaccaaacaaacaagTCAACCCAGAACTGCAGAGAGACAGGATTACTCTTAACACAGAGCCATAAGCAACTTTTTCTGTAGCGTCGACGaaagtaaacacacactcctTAAACCCAATGATGCTTCCAAAGTGATTCTGTTCTTGGGTGTTGTTTGGCTCAAACACAGAAGGTCAACGTGTGAGAAGAAGGGATTGTTCCGGAAGGTTTTCTACCATCTATGGAGAGGCGGTGCATTTGGCCCACATCACTGTCAGACAGGCACTCGGTAGCACCTAATCTGAGGTGTAATGTTACAACAAGGGCTCGGCCCAAAATCATCAGAGGGCTCTGCACGGGTATGTACGTCAGGCATCCGGAATGCGTCCCAGTCGAGTGTCTACATGTGCAAGTGTTTgtgcgggtgggtgtgtgtctgtgtgtgtttctttgtgtgagtgcgtgacTAGATACTGTGTGTAGCACAGATGTCATTAAAAGgcattttttctctctcgctctctctgtctctttggctctctatctctatttctATCTGTGTCTGATTCTCTCTCTTTGACTTTACAGAGTTGACGGCCACTGGCACTGCCCAACATTTCGCCTACCTCCTGAACACCTCGGACTACCGGATCCTGCGCATGGATGAGGACCACGACCGCATGTACGTGGGCAGCAAGGACCACATCCTGTCCCTGGACCTGCACGACATCAACAAGGCGCCGCTCATTGTAAGGGCCAGCATCAAACTCTAAACCTTATCCTCCTCCACACCCTAAACCACAACCCAAACCAAACCATGGTTTGCCAGTGCAATAAGAGAACAAGAACTTGACTACATTACAAAAACCCTAAACCTTTAGGCTCTGACCCTGACTTCCGACCCTACACCCAACCCTACCCTAAAACCTAAGACCCAACCACACCATCACAACCCTAGACAAATCCCCAAATCCTAGACCAAACTCTGCCTTGACAACCCTAGCCCCCGATGCCACCTTTAGAAACCCCTTGCCCCCAGGTGCTCCTGTTcattatataatacaggttGTTATCCTGCAGTGAAAACCCGGCTCCTTTACCTCAGCGCTCCAAACTAGACCCCAGAGGAACATTTttatggcggccatcttggtgaGGTCACCTGCGAGTTTTGTTGGAGAGCGCGCTTTTTGACAAAGGGGCCATTCAAGTGGTGTAATTGGGTGATGACAATACCTGCTTGACTCATAAGGCTTAGGGTTGGAAGTGCCGGTGGAATCCACGCTCGGCGACAAAAAAGACGATAAATGCCAGTGATGCGGAACAGGGTTTGGGATGGTGGTTCTataaattgttgtgttttcctCCTCGTAGATCCACTGGCCAGTGTCCCAACAAAGAAGAACAGAATGCATTCTTAGTGGGAAGGACACTAACGTAAGTATCAtagcatagacacacacacagacagccagacataCAGAATCTGAAgatcacacacatgtgcatacatacacacacccccacacacacacacacacacacacacacacacacacacacacacacacacacacacacacacacacacacacacacacacacacacacacacacacacacacacacacttaaacacacacacatacacacacacaccctcaagcaATTTAGGGTTCAATTCATCCATTAGAATAAAATGCTCTGTTTTTCTCAAGTAAAAGTCATTAGTTTGATTACAATGAGAACAGTTTCCCCctataaaataaatgtgtggAGCTGCTCACTGCGATGGCATTTACCTGTGAGCTTCAGACTTGGCTCAGACCTGAGGAAGAAGGTTTCCTCCTGTCTGGCCAAGAAGATTGGGGTGGAAGACCCTCAGCCCAATAAGCTTCTTCATCCCTCTCTGCCCCGGCTCAGGGTGCAGACAGCGGGGACCCTGGCCCCTTCATAAAGGGCCACTATACTTAATGGCGTGTTGCCTCCTGCAGCCCCATGGTCTGGTTTCTGTAGGCCCTGTCTGCAGCCAGACTGTAGGCATCCTCGGGCATCCTGCCTCATCCTTCCCTGCTCATTGGTGTCCtatgtgtgttttaaatgtcaAGTCCCTTAAACTTTAAAATGATCCTTTAAGTCTTAAAGGATACATTTGGGATTTTTTCAAACTGGACCCTGTTTCACCATCAGTTTGGGTGCAGCCCGTTTGTGGCGGCAATGTTACTGTTAGGGACAGATGGTTTTTATTGGTACATCTCTTTCGGTTGATCCGGTcagtctgtttttgtgttttaccTTGTTGCAAGAAGAAATGCATTGATTTGTAATCAGTCTCTGTTGTTTAGTTTGTGTTCGATCTGGCTAGTATTACTAGTTAGCTGGTAATCTTTATTGGTTGGATATTTTCTGTGGTTTGTATTTAGTTACGTATCAATGTAttatgtctgtgtttatgtgcgcaTGTTTGTATGGTACTTCTTCTATTTGTCTTATATGTATTGATCAGGTGTttttccctgtgtgtttgtgtgtgtgtatctgtgtgtctgtgtatgtatgtgtgtgagtttgtatgtgtgtaattatgtgtgtgtgtgtgtgtgtgtgtatgtgtgtgtgtgtgtgcgtgtgtgcgtgcatgtgtgtgtgtgtatatgtgtgtgtgtgcgtgtttgtgtgtgtgtgtgtgtgtgtgtgtgtgtgtgtgcctacaggGAGAGTGCGGTAACTTCATCCGTCTGATCGAGCCGTGGAACCGCACCCACCTGTACGTGTGCGGGACCGGAGCGTACAACCCGGTGTGCACCTACGTCAACCGCGGACGCAAACCTCAGGTCAGACAACCGCCATAGCCGCAACTACGCTCACGCCTCCACTCCTGCCAACTTAAGACCTGTCCGACACTACCACACCTGCTAGGTCATCAAGTCCCCCAAACCTCTCCTTCTTACGGCCTCACTCTCGTTCTCCTCGCGCGCTCGCGGTCTTGTTTCCTCCCGTCCACAAGCCGGCATTGAGCCCGCTTCCTTTTTACGAGGACTTTCCCGCTCCCTCATTAAGCAGgttttctgtgtgtggtgtAATGTGTCTCACCCCTCTACCCCCCTGGATGTGGAGTGCAGGTTACCCAGCACGCCACTGCGTTGGCGGTCCCGGGTGGACTATGCTCTGCTTGGTCTCACCCTCTAATGGCTCGTCTTAAGTTTCCCACACCGAACCACCGAGCCACTGGGccgggctgcagctgctggtcccggagcctctctctctctctctctctctctctctctctctctctctctctctctctctctcgctctcgctttcgctctcgctctcgctctcgctctatctctctcgctctctctgtctatctctcgtTTAGGACACAGATAAGGTTGTGTCTcaattcactctctctctgtcctctttcGGTCTTTATCTCGTTTtctatccctgtctctctctttgtctctttcccTATCTCTCCACCACCCTCTGCCCGTCCTGATTTCTCACTTGAATTCTCATCAACAACAATCAATGGGTgttcaatgaaaaaaataagaaaggtTGTTGATATACAtataacatacatatatatctatatatatattgaaatgaCAGTTGAACTTTGCCCCgcaaaacacacacgtgcacagaatGACGTGCGGAGTGACAAACTGCCTTTTTCGCATGATGACGCTATTGAAGCCTATCCTGAATATCTTTGTGTCACTCCACCCATCTGGTCAGTCATCAAACCGTGTGAGCGGTCATCCGCCTATTGGTCctaccaaccccccctcctTACCCCAGCCAGCCAGCTAGCACACACAGCAGGCCAGGTCTCGCCCTGTCAGCTGCAGGGTAATTGGGAGCTGGAGGCTCCTCTTATGGGGTGCCGGTGGAGTGTTCCAGTTTCAGGCCGTTAATGAGCAGGGTCATTATTTCCTCCGTCCTGCACAGCGGACAGGTTGAAGACTTCCCCTGAGCACACTCTCAGCTGAGTGCTGCGGAGTTCAGTTTGACAGCCGAAACATGATACcccaatgcaatgcaatgcagtgcgtacacattcacagacgcacatgcacgcagacacgcacaagaacacacacacacgcacacacacacacacacacacacacacacacacacacacacacacacatacacacacacacacacacacaaacacacgtacacacgtacgtacgtacatacatacatacatacatacatactcacacacacacacacaaacacacacagacgtcacacacacaaacagaacacatagcacacacacaggggcactcTCCACTTTTCAGTAGTAATTAAGCAGGACCGTTCAGATTGATCGACAAATGATTTCAAAAGATCACCGCTTAAACTCAATTTGGCACTTTGTACAAGAGGACTTTTATAATTCAACGTGCAGCATGTTGAGTAGGGGCAAAACAGTTATGTTAAACTGCAGTAGACATTATTGACTTAACCGCAGGGCAGAAATATAATATTGTTCCTTTCTCCCACCATCTGGTTGAATAGACCCACATACATTCCATGCAGAATTGAATAGAATAGTACTTTAAAGCTGAATGGATGCCACTCATACAGAGAAAATGTTTTATACATATGGAGGTGCTAGGTTCAGGGATATCTGGACAAACACTCCCCACTAAAACCTGTTGTACTCCAAAATCCACATAAAGACGCATAGATTCAGAAAAGCCTCCCGGACTCCGCCGTCTCCGTGCCTTTATTCTGTCAGTCCGACGGAGACGGCCAAGGAATGCGTCGGAGATGAACCCCGGCCGGTATTAGCATGGAGGACGGCATGAAGCGCAGCAGAACCCCATGCTCCCTCCATCCGACCTCCCCCCCACACGCAGCgctgcctctcccctcctgtcaGCTGCCATAACATGCAGACTTTGTCGCCTGTCTCCTGTTCCAGAACGCCATGCATCTGCAGATGCCCCAGGCCGGAGGCAGGAATAGCCGCTCAGCCGAGGCCACCGCGGTGCATGAGACACTGGGACTGAAGGTGGGGCTTCGCAGCCATCCGTCATCCACGCTGAGAGTCACAGATCGCATCCATCcgcatgtctctgtgtgtgtgtgtgtgtgtgtgtgtgtgtgtgtgtgtgtgtgtgtgtgtgtgtgctcacatgtCCACGCCGTGCCACTCTTGTTCATTCGTCCTCGTCTTAATTCGCCTTGCTGTTCTGGTTTTTGGTTGCATTGCCGTCCCCATAGTTGTAGTCATGCATCATCGCTGTATTTTTTTACCATATGTATGCCATGCATGCCTGTGTTTCCATGTAAACCGTAGCAGCAGGTTCATTTAGTGTCTGTTGGTGCATTTGTCCTCGAATCCATCTTGCATGTTTTCTTTGCATTGTCTTGTTTTGGCAACTGAACCGTGTCTGTTATTTTTGTAACCGTCAAGTGTTGTAATATGTTAAGTGACAGACTAGTCAAAATAGGACAATGAAAAGCCTCCTCATGAGACAAGACTTTGAATCCCAGGTTTTAATCAAATATGCCTCATCAAAGTCAACACATCATGCAGGGGACATGATGAGACATGAGAAGAGGAACCGATGAGCTAATGCCATGAGGGAGTCCTGTTCAGGCTCACCATTGACTAGGAACATCCATCCTACCTTCCCTCAGCGGTCCGAGGGCCACCGCCTTCGGTAGGAATGTTTCCTGGGCTCCCTGGCCGGGTTCAGCAGGGCAACGCAGCTTTCGACCCACTTCCACAACAGGCtgttagccctgttagccctgTTAGCACAGAGCAAACACAAGCCGTTTGTAGCCAACTGACACAGCGGCAGGGAAATAGGAGGCGTGCATCACGCCGAGGGTTTGACGTCACATCACTGATGGAAGTCTAGTAAATTGGTCTAGTATTGAACAAGAGCGCTTTGTCCATGTAGCCAAGAAATGGGTTGCGATGTAACCCGATGGGGCAATAGCACCCCATCGATGAATGTCCTCTAAATGTGCTTGTTTTAGCCAATGACAGGCTCAGGTGGTTATTCTCAGTGTTTAtggaaaggatccctacagagGATCATGCACTTTTTTCTTCACCTTTGGTGGATCAGGTCTGTTGGTTATTGTGTCTCACCAAGTCTTGCTCAATGAGAGGTATTGCTCTAAAATCCTGCGAgagttgagttgagttgagttCTTAGAGAACCTTACAGTTTGACATTTAGGACACATTGGCATCTATCAGGGCTGAGAGCGAACTGCCAACACCTTCTTATTCGCCTGGCTGGTTGATTTTAATCAGAACGCAATCCCACAAGGGTGCATATAAGGTCTAAAAGGGTAGGGTTGGCATAACACCAGCCTCCCCTGCCTCCTCAGTACTGAAAGAcaagagatctctctctctctctctctctctgtctctctctctctctctctctctctctctctctctctctctctctctctctctctctctctctctctctctcgatctctctctctatcattcaCTGTCTGAAATAGAAAATGCAATTACACTTTTAAGGCGAAAAGCTCAGAATACATGTCATTCCCTGACACAGACCttgccttccccccccccctcccgtccaccccccctcccgtcCACCCTCCCGTCCACGCTCACGTACCCCAATACCTGCCAATCCGAGGCTACGCCGGCCAGCCAGTCCCCAGGCATGTTTGCACTGTGCCTACAATACAGATGTCAGCAGAAAAGGCCTGCGCAGCCACACGGCAGCCGGGGAAGCCGAGAGGAGACGCCCGGCATGCATGCTCGTTACGCACAGCGGAGCCGCGCCTCCCGCTCGCTTGACATATTGTTTTTGCATCACAGTGGCATGTAGATGGATTAGGAATTCATGGCTTTCCCTTCCATTCCTgctcgccccccgcccccccatcaCCTACACCACCGTATGTATTTTTCTGTGTGAAAGCAGACTCATTATTCTAATGCATCGGCACCAGATCAGGCCTCActggtcccgggggggggggaggagaagcaggagttGGGGGGTCGAGGAGCCCTTTCGGTTTTTTCCTCTGCATGGGGGAAATCACGGTGGCAAGCGACGCCACAGACGTTGAATTCGTTGCTACTTGCTGTGAtccattttttttgtattgcgtTGTCGTTGCAGGAATACATCTTCCAATTGGAGCCCGGCAAANNNNNNNNNNNNNNNNNNNNNNNNNNNNNNNNNNNNNNNNNNNNNNNNNNNNNNNNNNNNNNNNNNNNNNNNNNNNNNNNNNNNNNNNNNNNNNNNNNNNctcattctgtctctctctctctctctctctctctctctctctctctctctctctctctctctctctctctctctctctctctctctctctctctctctctctctctctctctctctctctctctctctctctctctctctgtctttatctaTCCCTCTGACTGTTGTGGACAGGAGAAGTAAGATAAGGTCAAATCGGTTAAAAGATAAAGATAAATTAAGGTTTTGTATggtcaggtcaggtcaggtAAAAGTTCCCTCAAATCACTACTAGAATGTGTCCTGCGGTGTTAACTTCCCTCACTAACCGCTGGGCACTCGCCTCAAGCTTCAAAACGTTCTTATCACAATCCTGTACTTTCTGCTTTCTGGACCCCTGCTGTGTGCAGGAGGTTCTTCAGTGTGACAAACAAGGTCCAAGGGTCCCTTCCCCGGTCATTCCTCCACCAATTTAGTCCACACCCACCGAGAAGTGGAAGTCTCTCAGACCATCCCCATTGCCACGGGCAACCACAAAGCACTCACCGCCTGCTGCGGACGTGGAGTTATCCGGCCCTGGCGAGCCGTGATCGATGGCTCCCGATGAGACCTGTGCCAGCCAGTGTTCATCTAAAGGACTGCAAATGTTTTGCATTTGTACACAATGCAAATGCAGCAAAGACTTATGGGACAGAAGAGATGGATTGCTTCTTGTCACCTAGGGCTGGCCTGCAAACAAATGACTGGTGTTATGTTCCATCCCCCCCGCCCGTTTCCACTGCTTGATGAAATCAATGAGGGACTCCTTTAGTGCTGAAGGACTTTTGGGGGGATTAAGTTAAACGCAGTGCTGGTGGGACACTATGGCCGTTTAAACACAGCAGGGAGTGAGGGGATATTTTACCTGTGGTGATGGGTTGCAGCCCGGCCAATAGGAAAAGAGCAGTCATCTGTTTAGGTTTAATAGTACTTATCTCTAGGAGAGAGAGCATACGctcacaccaacaccaccgggAGGCATCCCAAGGAAAGTGTGCTTTAAAGAATTGTAGACACTGTTCTACACACCTTCTTATCTATCACTCATCTACATATCCCTCCATCACTCTATCtatctagctgtct
Coding sequences:
- the LOC132471009 gene encoding semaphorin-3F-like; the protein is MQLDALRTVQILLALAGFALGNQLIIDPLAAPRVTISFKELTATGTAQHFAYLLNTSDYRILRMDEDHDRMYVGSKDHILSLDLHDINKAPLIIHWPVSQQRRTECILSGKDTNGECGNFIRLIEPWNRTHLYVCGTGAYNPVCTYVNRGRKPQNAMHLQMPQAGGRNSRSAEATAVHETLGLKEYIFQLEPVHTHREVEVSQTIPIATGNHKALTACCGRGVIRPWRAVIDGSR